The Streptococcus sp. 29896 genome includes a region encoding these proteins:
- a CDS encoding nucleobase:cation symporter-2 family protein, whose protein sequence is MSQKITNEHSSGMLYGIDEQPPKGMAVLLAFQHILAAFAGIIAVPLVVASALGLSVEDTSIMVSASIFVAGIATILQSKGLGPIGSRVSGMMGTDFTFANPAISVGSQLGIAGIVGATIAGSFVEIALSRFVKPLMRFFPPLITGTVVSLIGITLMPVSMDWAAGGAGASDYASVENIGIAFIVLVFTLALNHYGKGMLKTASVFFGMVFGYILCIFLGKVDLSAVGEAAWFALPKIFHYGVKFDLSSILAFIPAYVVSLIGTVGIMMAIGEASNQKISSERAANGVLADGVGSLIAGIFGAGPNTAFSQNVGLITLTKVASRHVMILAGIILTILGVFPKLSALISIMPQPVLGGVGIIMFGLVAAQGIKTLATVKIGDRELLIISIAFALGIGVTVRPELLSHLPSALQMVFSSGISTGTLAALLLNVVLKEK, encoded by the coding sequence ATGTCTCAGAAAATAACAAATGAACATTCCTCAGGGATGCTTTACGGAATTGATGAACAACCACCAAAAGGGATGGCTGTTCTGCTTGCTTTTCAGCATATTTTAGCAGCATTTGCAGGAATCATCGCAGTGCCTCTTGTCGTTGCAAGTGCCTTGGGATTATCGGTCGAAGATACGTCTATCATGGTATCAGCCTCTATCTTTGTTGCCGGTATTGCCACCATTTTGCAATCTAAAGGTTTGGGGCCAATTGGTTCACGTGTCTCTGGTATGATGGGGACGGACTTTACCTTTGCCAATCCAGCAATCAGCGTTGGTAGTCAGTTGGGAATTGCTGGTATTGTAGGAGCAACCATTGCTGGTTCATTTGTAGAGATTGCTCTCAGTCGCTTTGTCAAACCCTTGATGCGCTTCTTTCCGCCATTGATTACGGGGACTGTTGTATCCCTCATCGGTATTACCCTCATGCCAGTAAGTATGGACTGGGCAGCTGGTGGAGCTGGCGCTTCAGACTATGCTTCAGTTGAAAATATCGGTATTGCCTTTATCGTCTTGGTCTTTACTTTGGCCTTAAATCATTATGGTAAAGGCATGCTAAAAACAGCCTCTGTCTTCTTTGGGATGGTTTTTGGTTACATCTTGTGTATTTTTCTTGGGAAAGTTGATTTATCGGCTGTTGGAGAAGCAGCCTGGTTTGCTCTTCCTAAAATTTTCCATTATGGTGTGAAATTTGACCTATCTTCTATTCTAGCCTTCATCCCGGCCTATGTCGTATCCTTGATTGGAACGGTGGGGATTATGATGGCCATTGGAGAAGCCTCAAATCAAAAGATTTCTTCTGAGCGGGCAGCAAATGGTGTTCTGGCAGACGGTGTTGGTTCCTTGATTGCCGGTATTTTTGGGGCTGGTCCAAATACAGCCTTCTCACAAAACGTTGGCCTCATTACTTTGACTAAAGTTGCTAGTCGTCATGTCATGATTTTAGCAGGTATTATCTTGACCATACTTGGCGTCTTTCCAAAATTATCAGCCTTGATTTCCATCATGCCTCAGCCTGTTCTTGGTGGTGTTGGGATTATCATGTTCGGTTTGGTTGCAGCCCAAGGGATTAAGACTCTTGCAACGGTTAAAATTGGGGATCGTGAGCTCTTGATTATTTCCATTGCCTTTGCGCTGGGGATTGGAGTGACCGTTCGTCCAGAATTATTGAGTCATCTTCCATCAGCTCTTCAAATGGTCTTCTCATCAGGTATTTCAACAGGGACCTTGGCAGCTCTCTTACTAAATGTTGTTTTGAAAGAAAAATAA
- the def gene encoding peptide deformylase encodes MSVIERLTKAAHLIDMDDIIREGHPTLRQIAEEVVFPLSDQEIILGEKMMQFLKHSQDPVMAEKMKLRGGVGLAAPQIDVSKRIIAVLVPNPEDEEGNPPAQAYSLQEVMYNPKIVAHSVQEAAMEGGEGCLSVDREVQGYVVRHARVTVDYMDKNGETHRIKLKGFNAIVVQHEIDHLNGVMFYDRIDPEHPFAVKEGMLVIE; translated from the coding sequence ATGTCTGTTATTGAACGATTGACAAAAGCTGCCCATTTGATTGACATGGATGACATCATCCGTGAAGGGCACCCAACCCTACGCCAAATCGCTGAAGAAGTTGTATTTCCCCTATCTGATCAGGAAATTATTTTAGGCGAAAAAATGATGCAATTCCTCAAACATTCACAGGATCCAGTCATGGCTGAGAAAATGAAACTCCGTGGCGGAGTTGGTCTAGCAGCGCCTCAGATTGACGTTTCCAAACGCATCATTGCTGTCTTAGTCCCAAATCCAGAGGACGAAGAAGGCAATCCACCTGCCCAAGCCTACTCTCTACAAGAGGTTATGTACAACCCTAAAATCGTGGCACACTCTGTCCAAGAGGCGGCTATGGAAGGGGGCGAAGGCTGCCTATCTGTTGACCGCGAAGTCCAAGGCTACGTAGTCCGCCACGCGCGCGTGACTGTTGATTACATGGACAAAAACGGAGAAACACACCGTATCAAACTCAAAGGATTTAATGCCATCGTGGTCCAACACGAAATCGACCACCTCAACGGTGTCATGTTCTACGACCGCATTGACCCAGAACACCCATTTGCCGTTAAAGAAGGCATGCTAGTGATTGAATAA
- a CDS encoding aspartate/glutamate racemase family protein, protein MTHFRASIENAGQLDQFYQVQNASVAGFSIGIITIDFNYVKLPGNVANATTFSFPVVYEDIVLEIEDLFNGEEKLLDMVIEAAKKLEKKGVRAIVGACGYFNHFQEQVRDAVAVPVYLSSVLQIPLIKMGLKPDQKIAVLVADGEGADAEFFAKANASISDCIVKEIGSLESFAPIRYNKPYLDNGRLKADLIAVVQELRANHPEIGAILLECSDLPPYAAALHRATGLPVFDFTTLINWVHSAVVRREFYGYM, encoded by the coding sequence ATGACACATTTCAGAGCGAGTATTGAGAATGCTGGGCAGTTGGACCAGTTTTATCAGGTGCAGAATGCTTCTGTGGCAGGATTCTCGATTGGAATTATTACCATTGACTTTAACTATGTCAAGTTGCCAGGCAATGTCGCCAATGCGACTACCTTCTCCTTCCCGGTCGTCTATGAGGACATTGTTTTGGAGATAGAAGACCTCTTCAATGGTGAGGAGAAATTGTTGGATATGGTCATTGAGGCTGCTAAGAAGCTGGAGAAAAAGGGTGTGCGGGCTATTGTCGGTGCCTGTGGCTACTTCAATCATTTTCAGGAGCAGGTGCGGGATGCGGTAGCTGTTCCTGTCTATCTGTCCAGCGTTCTTCAGATTCCCTTGATTAAAATGGGGCTCAAGCCAGACCAGAAAATTGCAGTTCTGGTAGCAGACGGAGAGGGGGCCGATGCAGAATTCTTCGCCAAGGCCAATGCCTCTATTTCAGACTGTATTGTCAAGGAAATTGGTAGCTTGGAGAGTTTTGCTCCTATCCGCTACAACAAGCCCTATCTGGACAATGGTCGCTTGAAGGCAGACCTAATAGCAGTTGTGCAGGAACTACGTGCCAATCATCCAGAAATTGGGGCGATTTTGCTGGAATGTAGTGACCTGCCTCCCTATGCGGCGGCTCTTCATCGAGCAACAGGCCTGCCAGTCTTTGATTTCACCACCTTGATTAACTGGGTGCATTCGGCAGTAGTCCGCAGGGAATTTTATGGGTATATGTAA
- a CDS encoding GNAT family N-acetyltransferase: MLENNRLNELILRFPEDVQLIFKDMIPSYQLGYVDYVYQTDNYATQNRRIKNLAKNFRRMDYFYIMPLPQDLALEIANQWRYQPPLDAYTISANSKIYAEMISPEARGDRFFAVIRNAALMGYFCIDQDGETVDIRLGMKPSLTGQGNGRAFYQTIEDYLVENVQPASIKLTVATFHQVAQTLFHALGFTEREKQAEYIKMEKKLVCD, encoded by the coding sequence ATGTTAGAAAACAACCGCTTAAATGAATTAATACTCCGTTTTCCCGAGGATGTTCAGTTGATTTTTAAGGATATGATTCCCTCTTATCAGTTGGGCTATGTGGATTATGTCTATCAGACAGATAATTACGCCACCCAAAACCGTCGGATTAAAAATTTGGCAAAAAATTTCCGAAGAATGGATTATTTTTACATCATGCCCCTGCCCCAGGATCTGGCATTGGAGATTGCTAACCAATGGCGCTATCAACCACCTTTGGATGCCTATACGATTAGTGCAAACTCCAAGATTTATGCTGAGATGATTTCACCAGAGGCGCGTGGGGATCGCTTTTTTGCAGTCATCCGCAATGCCGCCCTCATGGGCTATTTCTGTATTGACCAAGATGGCGAGACCGTTGACATTCGTTTGGGTATGAAACCGTCTTTGACAGGTCAGGGAAATGGCAGAGCTTTCTACCAGACTATTGAAGACTATTTAGTAGAGAATGTTCAGCCAGCTAGTATCAAACTGACAGTTGCTACCTTTCATCAAGTAGCTCAAACCCTCTTTCATGCTCTTGGATTTACAGAAAGAGAAAAGCAAGCAGAATATATCAAAATGGAAAAGAAACTCGTATGCGATTAG
- a CDS encoding NAD/NADP octopine/nopaline dehydrogenase family protein, with amino-acid sequence MSVEEWKQAPIAILGAGAVGKAVGADSKLAGNRVHLFELPAFAGQTLKNLDKTGITLTGGQNSLYGFERSGRAFFDLVTDRIEEAVAGAKIVIVAVPSIAHDQFFEALVPVLEDGMIVHIIPDNFGSLKLRKKMRELGCQKQVIVGGWTSAPYGARIVREGGVMTPKIELKYRAITLRGAALPLTDQDIFLESSRAIGAFDAITEGDGVTGGQTVLDVGFSNVNPVLHCPGTILGASVMENFGRIFGGNDPLQYSIYSHAYSESVAEVQYAFYLEQVQLAEAIGVDLLRYPKENFLSRTSILGPEYMGDDCIVPFDQQFPMAYGTGPFTIQDRYVTEDVPVGCHIYHELGKKYGVATPVIDSMIVLGSVMTGRQFFEEGLTLEDLDLAHLTKEETLAYLETGLFREREV; translated from the coding sequence ATGTCAGTAGAAGAATGGAAACAAGCACCGATAGCGATTTTGGGGGCAGGTGCAGTTGGAAAAGCGGTTGGAGCGGATTCTAAGTTGGCTGGGAATCGTGTCCACCTCTTTGAGTTGCCAGCATTTGCGGGACAAACCTTAAAAAATCTGGACAAGACAGGGATCACCTTGACAGGTGGACAAAATAGTCTTTATGGTTTTGAGCGTAGCGGACGTGCCTTTTTTGACCTGGTGACAGACCGCATTGAAGAAGCTGTAGCAGGAGCCAAGATTGTCATTGTGGCGGTGCCGTCCATTGCCCATGACCAATTTTTTGAAGCCTTGGTGCCTGTCTTAGAAGATGGGATGATTGTTCATATCATTCCGGATAATTTTGGCAGTTTGAAACTTCGTAAGAAGATGAGAGAGTTGGGTTGTCAGAAGCAGGTTATTGTCGGCGGCTGGACCAGTGCCCCTTATGGAGCTCGAATTGTCAGGGAGGGCGGGGTCATGACGCCAAAAATCGAGTTAAAATATCGGGCTATTACGCTTCGAGGTGCAGCTCTGCCCTTGACCGACCAAGACATCTTCCTAGAGAGTTCGCGGGCGATTGGAGCCTTTGATGCTATTACGGAGGGGGACGGTGTGACAGGCGGACAGACCGTTTTGGATGTTGGTTTTAGCAATGTCAATCCAGTCTTGCATTGTCCTGGTACGATTTTGGGGGCTAGTGTGATGGAGAATTTTGGTCGGATTTTCGGTGGCAATGATCCGCTCCAGTACTCTATCTATTCACACGCTTATAGTGAATCCGTGGCAGAAGTGCAATATGCCTTTTATCTGGAGCAAGTGCAGCTGGCAGAGGCAATTGGTGTTGATTTGCTCCGCTATCCCAAGGAGAACTTTTTGTCGCGGACCAGTATTTTGGGGCCAGAGTATATGGGAGATGACTGCATTGTTCCCTTCGACCAGCAGTTTCCAATGGCTTATGGGACAGGTCCTTTCACCATTCAGGACCGTTATGTGACCGAGGATGTGCCTGTTGGTTGCCATATCTATCATGAATTAGGTAAGAAATACGGGGTGGCTACGCCGGTTATTGATAGTATGATTGTCTTGGGCTCCGTCATGACAGGTCGTCAATTTTTTGAAGAAGGCTTGACCTTGGAAGACTTGGATTTGGCCCATTTGACCAAGGAGGAGACCTTAGCTTACTTGGAAACAGGACTCTTTCGAGAGCGGGAGGTATAA
- a CDS encoding xanthine phosphoribosyltransferase gives MKALEERILKDGQVLGENILKVDSFLTHQVDFRLMKEMGQVLADAYRSKEITKVVTIEASGIAPAVYVAESLEVPMIFAKKHKNITMTEGILTAEVYSFTKQVTSTVSIASKFLSSEDRVLIVDDFLANGQAAKGLIDIIQRAGAQVAGVGIIIEKSFQDGRQLLLDAGVPVTSLARIEKFQDGQVVFAPADI, from the coding sequence ATGAAAGCATTAGAAGAACGCATTTTAAAAGATGGTCAGGTATTAGGAGAAAATATCTTAAAAGTTGACTCATTTTTGACCCATCAGGTTGATTTTCGCTTGATGAAAGAAATGGGGCAGGTCTTGGCAGATGCCTATCGATCTAAAGAAATTACCAAGGTTGTCACGATCGAAGCCTCGGGTATTGCACCAGCCGTCTATGTTGCAGAAAGTTTAGAAGTTCCGATGATTTTTGCCAAAAAGCATAAAAATATCACCATGACAGAAGGGATATTGACTGCTGAAGTCTATTCATTTACCAAGCAAGTCACCAGCACGGTCTCCATCGCTAGCAAGTTTTTGTCATCTGAGGACCGTGTTCTAATCGTTGATGACTTTTTGGCCAATGGACAAGCAGCAAAAGGCCTGATTGACATTATCCAACGGGCCGGGGCACAAGTGGCTGGGGTCGGTATCATCATCGAAAAATCCTTCCAAGATGGCCGCCAGCTCTTGCTTGATGCTGGTGTACCTGTTACTTCTCTCGCTCGTATTGAAAAATTCCAAGATGGACAGGTTGTTTTCGCACCTGCTGATATTTAA
- a CDS encoding MarR family winged helix-turn-helix transcriptional regulator — protein MTELRQRSKDLARIFDQQVGLYEGYARRQSLNGKCLSILMWLYYNPGGMTQNLVSKKTYSSKQVVNATIKKFLDKGYVFFEENPADKRHKKVKLTEAGRVYASRILDPLEEAEKTALSQFSLEEQEQLLDLFGRYGQALTEIIGGGTND, from the coding sequence ATGACAGAATTGAGACAGCGGAGTAAGGACTTGGCCCGTATTTTTGACCAGCAGGTCGGGCTTTACGAGGGTTATGCACGGCGGCAGAGCCTCAACGGCAAGTGCCTATCGATCCTTATGTGGCTTTATTATAATCCCGGAGGTATGACACAGAATTTGGTCAGTAAGAAGACTTACTCTAGTAAGCAGGTGGTCAATGCCACCATTAAGAAATTTCTGGATAAGGGCTATGTCTTTTTTGAGGAAAATCCAGCAGACAAACGGCATAAGAAGGTCAAATTGACCGAGGCTGGCCGTGTCTATGCCAGTCGGATTTTGGACCCCTTAGAAGAGGCGGAAAAAACAGCCCTGTCCCAGTTCAGCTTGGAAGAACAGGAGCAGTTACTGGACCTCTTTGGTCGCTATGGGCAGGCCTTGACAGAAATCATAGGAGGAGGAACCAATGATTGA
- a CDS encoding nuclear transport factor 2 family protein, with product MTNQLENAKNLYLRGIRDGEIKEVHENYMGATYTQHSTGVPDEKEGFAAFFEDFFKRNPKRAINIVRAIEDGNFVFVHVHQKFNDGEAEWVTADIFRSDENGRIVEHWDVIDAYPKTIGDFDPIYADFALTDLDKTEENKKIVRRFLVDVLQNGEIDKFDDYVAADLIQHNQEIAQGGAAYKDYLVENKVNYDFVFKVMGQGDYVVAYSKVWIAGQDYAHFDIFRLKDRFIVEHWDNKEVMPEKKDLTNLGKF from the coding sequence ATGACTAATCAACTAGAAAATGCTAAAAATCTCTACCTCCGTGGCATTCGCGACGGGGAAATCAAGGAAGTCCATGAAAACTATATGGGAGCTACGTACACCCAGCATAGTACAGGTGTGCCGGATGAGAAAGAGGGCTTTGCGGCTTTCTTTGAGGATTTTTTCAAACGCAATCCCAAGCGGGCAATAAATATTGTTCGTGCCATTGAAGACGGAAACTTTGTCTTCGTCCATGTCCACCAGAAATTCAATGATGGTGAGGCTGAGTGGGTGACGGCGGACATCTTCCGTTCAGATGAAAACGGCCGTATCGTCGAGCATTGGGATGTCATTGATGCCTATCCAAAAACCATTGGCGACTTTGACCCGATTTACGCTGACTTTGCCTTGACTGACTTGGACAAGACCGAGGAAAACAAGAAAATCGTCCGTCGCTTCTTGGTCGATGTCCTTCAAAACGGGGAAATCGACAAGTTTGACGACTATGTGGCAGCAGACCTGATTCAGCACAACCAAGAGATTGCTCAAGGCGGCGCGGCCTATAAGGACTATCTGGTAGAGAATAAAGTCAACTACGACTTTGTCTTTAAGGTGATGGGACAGGGGGACTATGTTGTGGCTTATTCAAAAGTCTGGATTGCAGGTCAGGACTACGCCCACTTTGACATCTTCCGCCTCAAAGACAGGTTCATTGTCGAGCACTGGGACAACAAGGAAGTCATGCCAGAGAAGAAAGACTTGACCAACCTTGGGAAGTTTTAA
- a CDS encoding ATP-binding cassette domain-containing protein, which yields MIEYQNVSLTCKVNGPILKNLTFDIQEGEFFVLIGPSGSGKTTTLKLINRLIEQTDGDIRIQGKRLKDFDLRELRLETGYVLQQIALFPNMTVAENIALIPEMKGLNKEETLKKSRQLLTKVGLDPDSYLDRLPKDLSGGEKQRIGILRAIIANPKVLLMDEPFSALDPISKGQLQDLIKDLHEEFKMTTVFVTHDMDEAVKLADRICLMRAGEVVQLGTPDELRNQPANDFVVEFMKNRGGA from the coding sequence ATGATTGAGTACCAAAATGTGTCCTTGACCTGTAAGGTTAACGGACCAATCTTGAAGAATTTGACCTTTGACATTCAAGAGGGAGAATTCTTTGTCCTGATTGGGCCAAGCGGTAGCGGAAAAACAACGACGTTGAAACTGATTAACCGCCTGATTGAGCAGACAGACGGAGATATTCGGATTCAGGGCAAGCGGCTGAAAGACTTTGACCTGCGTGAGCTACGCTTGGAAACTGGCTACGTCCTGCAACAGATTGCTTTATTTCCAAATATGACAGTGGCTGAAAATATCGCCCTCATTCCTGAGATGAAGGGTTTGAACAAGGAAGAAACCTTGAAAAAATCCAGACAACTCTTGACCAAGGTGGGTTTGGATCCTGACAGCTACTTGGACCGTCTGCCCAAGGACTTGTCTGGGGGAGAAAAGCAGCGGATTGGGATTCTGCGAGCGATTATTGCCAATCCCAAGGTCTTGCTGATGGATGAGCCTTTCTCAGCCCTAGACCCTATTAGTAAAGGGCAGTTGCAGGACTTAATCAAAGACTTGCATGAGGAATTCAAGATGACAACGGTTTTCGTCACGCATGATATGGATGAAGCGGTTAAGTTGGCAGACCGTATCTGCTTGATGAGGGCAGGAGAAGTAGTCCAGCTGGGCACGCCTGATGAGCTCCGCAATCAGCCTGCTAATGACTTTGTTGTTGAATTTATGAAAAATCGGGGAGGTGCCTAA
- a CDS encoding pseudouridine synthase, protein MRLDKFLVDCGVGSRTEVKKVLKNKQVTVNGQVETSPKQQIDEKSDQIAVAGQVLNHETFVYYLLNKPKGVISATEDDRHRTVLDLLDDTARHKEIFPVGRLDIDTHGLLLLTNNGQLAHAMLSPKKHVDKRYRTQVDGIVTQEDVERFAAGIELKDFTCQTAQLTILEMDEDKQTSLVDITIREGKFHQVKRMVQACGKTVTDLQRLTMGPLELDPALALGEYRRLTATELKQLEVFGVEL, encoded by the coding sequence ATGCGATTAGATAAATTTTTAGTGGATTGTGGTGTTGGAAGTCGGACAGAAGTCAAGAAAGTCCTGAAAAACAAGCAAGTCACAGTCAATGGCCAAGTAGAGACGTCCCCAAAGCAACAGATTGATGAAAAGTCAGACCAAATTGCAGTAGCAGGTCAGGTCTTGAACCATGAGACCTTTGTTTACTATCTGTTGAATAAACCCAAGGGTGTCATATCAGCCACCGAGGATGACCGTCATCGGACTGTCTTGGACCTGCTAGATGATACAGCTCGCCATAAGGAAATTTTTCCAGTTGGACGCTTGGATATTGATACCCACGGTCTCTTGCTCTTGACCAACAACGGTCAGCTGGCCCATGCCATGCTTTCTCCGAAAAAACATGTTGATAAACGCTACCGTACACAGGTTGACGGGATCGTGACCCAAGAGGATGTGGAGCGATTTGCGGCAGGAATTGAGCTGAAAGACTTTACCTGTCAAACAGCCCAGTTGACCATCTTGGAGATGGATGAAGACAAACAGACCTCACTCGTTGACATCACCATCCGAGAAGGGAAATTTCACCAGGTCAAACGTATGGTGCAGGCCTGTGGCAAGACGGTGACAGACTTGCAACGATTGACCATGGGGCCACTTGAGTTAGATCCAGCGCTCGCTCTTGGAGAATACCGCAGGTTGACTGCTACCGAATTAAAGCAATTAGAAGTCTTTGGTGTGGAATTATAG
- a CDS encoding ABC transporter permease/substrate-binding protein, with protein MDQLIATFIERKADWLTALFEHLRISLLALIIAIAIAVPLGLVLSNKKKLTEWSLQVTGVFQTIPSLALLGLFIPFMGIGTLPAVVALVIYAIFPILQGTLTGLSEIDPSLEEAATAFGMTKLEKLRKFQLALAMPILMSGIRTASIMIIGTATLAALVGAGGLGSFILLGIDRNDSALILIGAISSAVLAVLFGSIIKFLQDKKPRTILAALLVTLLAVGASYVPLNQSSSKKLVIAGKLGAEPEILINMYKLLIEDQTDIEVELEPNFGKTSFLYEALKSGSIDIYPEYTGTIMTTLLTNPPSDLSNNPEEVYTYAKEAILEQDGLMYLAPMAFQNTYALAVTEDYAQDHGLEKISDLAKVQQTAVAGFSLEFNDREDGNIGLTNLYGLNLNVKTMEPALRYEAIKNGDVQLVDAYSTDSKIVSYKLKILEDDKQLFPPYQAAPLLTKETLDKYPELEQVLGALAGKISTEEMTQMNYAVDVEGKSAEQVAREYLEQEELLK; from the coding sequence ATGGATCAGTTGATTGCAACTTTTATCGAACGCAAGGCAGACTGGCTGACAGCCCTCTTTGAGCACCTGCGGATTTCACTTCTGGCCTTAATTATCGCCATTGCTATTGCGGTGCCACTGGGCTTGGTCTTGTCCAACAAGAAAAAGCTGACCGAGTGGAGCTTGCAGGTGACAGGGGTATTTCAGACTATTCCCTCCTTGGCACTGCTGGGACTTTTCATTCCCTTTATGGGTATCGGAACGCTGCCTGCGGTGGTGGCTCTGGTCATTTATGCCATTTTCCCCATTTTGCAGGGGACGTTGACCGGACTTTCGGAAATCGATCCCTCTCTGGAAGAGGCTGCGACAGCCTTTGGAATGACCAAGCTGGAAAAACTGCGTAAGTTTCAGTTGGCTCTGGCCATGCCCATTCTCATGTCTGGCATTCGGACGGCGTCCATTATGATTATTGGAACGGCAACGCTTGCTGCCTTGGTCGGTGCGGGTGGTCTGGGCTCCTTTATCCTCTTGGGAATTGACCGCAATGACTCGGCTCTGATTTTGATTGGGGCGATATCGTCAGCCGTCTTGGCTGTTCTCTTTGGCTCGATCATCAAGTTCTTACAGGACAAGAAGCCTCGTACTATTCTGGCGGCTCTCTTGGTGACACTTTTGGCAGTCGGAGCTAGCTATGTTCCGCTCAACCAGTCTTCATCGAAAAAGCTGGTCATCGCTGGGAAACTAGGGGCAGAGCCTGAAATCCTCATCAATATGTACAAACTCTTAATTGAAGACCAGACGGATATCGAGGTGGAGCTGGAGCCAAACTTTGGCAAGACCAGCTTCCTCTATGAAGCCCTCAAGTCAGGCTCGATTGATATTTACCCTGAGTACACTGGTACCATTATGACCACCCTTTTGACCAATCCGCCGTCTGATTTGTCCAATAACCCTGAGGAGGTTTACACTTACGCTAAAGAAGCGATTTTGGAGCAGGATGGTCTGATGTATTTAGCACCAATGGCTTTCCAGAATACCTATGCTTTGGCTGTGACGGAAGACTACGCTCAAGATCATGGTCTTGAAAAGATTTCGGATTTGGCAAAAGTGCAGCAGACAGCTGTTGCAGGCTTCTCTTTGGAGTTTAATGACCGTGAGGACGGGAATATCGGTCTGACCAATCTTTATGGGCTCAATCTCAATGTCAAAACCATGGAGCCTGCCCTTCGCTACGAAGCCATTAAAAATGGAGATGTGCAGCTAGTTGATGCCTACTCAACGGATAGCAAGATTGTTTCTTACAAGCTGAAAATCCTGGAAGACGACAAACAGCTTTTCCCACCTTATCAGGCCGCTCCGCTATTGACCAAAGAAACCTTAGACAAATATCCCGAGTTGGAGCAAGTCCTAGGGGCTTTGGCGGGCAAAATCTCGACCGAGGAAATGACCCAGATGAACTATGCGGTCGATGTGGAAGGCAAGTCGGCAGAGCAAGTGGCGAGGGAATATTTAGAACAAGAAGAATTGTTAAAATAG
- a CDS encoding MFS transporter produces MKRILEKASLLALSTMLVSTFAVSPAIPQMIEHFAQQGIVAAQVENLITVTSFAIMVALLMNGLVVRFLSERNIIIAGLLLMAIGGALPVFLTAYPLILLARILLGLGIGLINARAINIIGNFFTGQERVKMMGLRGSAEVVGSAGLTLLVGWLTQFGWQPAFLVYLFALVILVLFVLFVPKEELLARMEVKVEENAPKVKLDKTMWMMGIYLAFLAFFVINVNTFLTIRIPQIVLAKGIGTAQQASLILSLMQVMGIVAGTVFSSLVGRLKGWLLAVSYVVFGLAVVGIAFADNLWVLGLGGMVSGFFYSIILTIVFSQVTDRAPKALLNAVMTIVLMGCNIGGATSAILPTYLEKLNPTPTGAFGIYAIGCALISAGLIYKQLKK; encoded by the coding sequence ATGAAAAGAATTTTAGAAAAAGCCAGTTTGCTGGCCCTGTCCACCATGCTGGTTTCGACATTTGCAGTTTCACCAGCCATTCCACAGATGATTGAGCATTTTGCCCAGCAGGGAATTGTAGCGGCCCAGGTGGAAAACTTAATTACGGTGACCTCCTTTGCTATTATGGTAGCACTCTTGATGAATGGTCTAGTTGTCCGTTTCTTATCGGAACGCAACATTATCATTGCAGGGCTCTTGTTAATGGCAATTGGAGGTGCTTTACCGGTGTTTCTAACTGCCTATCCTCTGATTTTGTTGGCTCGTATCTTGCTTGGTTTGGGGATTGGCTTGATCAATGCGCGTGCGATTAATATCATCGGTAACTTTTTCACCGGTCAGGAACGGGTCAAAATGATGGGTTTGCGTGGTTCGGCAGAGGTAGTGGGAAGCGCAGGGCTGACTCTCCTTGTTGGTTGGTTGACTCAATTTGGTTGGCAACCTGCCTTCTTGGTCTATCTTTTTGCCTTGGTTATCTTGGTTCTTTTTGTCCTCTTTGTGCCCAAGGAAGAATTACTTGCTCGCATGGAGGTAAAGGTTGAGGAGAACGCGCCCAAGGTCAAGCTGGATAAGACCATGTGGATGATGGGCATTTATCTGGCATTCTTAGCCTTCTTTGTTATCAATGTCAATACCTTTCTGACCATTCGTATTCCTCAGATTGTTTTAGCCAAGGGCATCGGTACTGCTCAGCAAGCCAGTCTGATTCTCAGTCTTATGCAGGTCATGGGGATTGTGGCAGGGACGGTCTTTAGTAGTCTGGTTGGTCGTTTGAAGGGCTGGCTTTTAGCGGTTTCCTACGTGGTCTTTGGACTCGCGGTTGTCGGCATTGCCTTTGCGGATAATCTCTGGGTGCTGGGCCTCGGTGGCATGGTGTCAGGATTTTTCTACAGCATCATTCTAACCATTGTCTTTAGTCAGGTAACGGACCGTGCGCCTAAGGCCTTGCTCAATGCAGTCATGACAATCGTCCTTATGGGTTGCAATATCGGTGGTGCCACATCTGCCATCTTGCCGACTTATCTGGAAAAACTCAACCCAACCCCAACAGGAGCCTTTGGTATCTACGCCATCGGCTGTGCCTTGATAAGCGCTGGCTTGATTTATAAACAACTGAAGAAGTAG